The following proteins are encoded in a genomic region of Arachis stenosperma cultivar V10309 chromosome 4, arast.V10309.gnm1.PFL2, whole genome shotgun sequence:
- the LOC130972984 gene encoding flowering-promoting factor 1-like protein 3, whose amino-acid sequence MSGVWVFKNGVVRLVENPGADAVEGGGRQASGVRRKVLVHSATNEVITNYAALESKLRSLGWERYYDDPELLQFHKRSTVHLISLPKDFTKFKSMHMYDIVVKNKNSFEVRDIF is encoded by the coding sequence ATGTCTGGTGTCTGGGTTTTCAAGAACGGCGTGGTCCGGCTGGTCGAGAACCCAGGCGCAGACGCCGTGGAGGGTGGTGGGCGGCAAGCATCAGGGGTAAGGCGCAAGGTGCTGGTTCACAGCGCAACGAACGAGGTAATCACCAATTACGCCGCCCTAGAAAGCAAGCTTCGGTCGCTGGGATGGGAGCGTTACTATGATGATCCAGAGCTTCTTCAGTTCCACAAGCGGTCCACCGTGCACCTCATTTCTCTGCCTAAGGATTTCACCAAGTTCAAGTCCATGCACATGTATGACATAGTCGTCAAGAACAAGAACTCCTTTGAAGTCAGGGATATATTCTAA